In Melospiza melodia melodia isolate bMelMel2 chromosome 5, bMelMel2.pri, whole genome shotgun sequence, the DNA window AGAGTGCCTTCTGAAGTACAATACCTCCAACCAAAGTCCCTTTCCATGTACGCCCAGTCAGCAGAAGTGTGGGATCGATGGAAATCTCTGAACCAGCATCCACTTCTCCAACCATCACACAGACACCAGTGCTCATATTGCAGGAAGCCAAGGCAGCAATCTGATGGGACAGGCAGGAGAATGACAGAAAGACCTTATGGGTCAGTCATGGGAGTGCTCTTTTTGTGCAatctcctgctcctccctgggaaTCTGAAAACATGCATGTCCCCTTgtggagcacacctggagagcATGGGGCTTTTTTTAAGGTCATGCTGTTTTCTCTCACAAATATAtgcccagcactgcaggcagCCTGTGAGGATCTTCCCATGGGGGTCAATTTTGCCCTGAGAGGAGCCTGTAATGATCTGGATGGGAGGACAGGTGCTCAAGCGCCACCTACCATGGTGTCCTTGTGCCCGATGGCCTCAAAGGAGTAGTCCACACCCTGCCCGGTCATCTCAGTGAGCACCTCCTGGATGGGCTTCTGGAAGTCTCGAGGGTTGATGCAGTCGGTGGCACCCAGCTCCTTGGCCTTGGCAAACTTGTCCTTGTTGATGTCCACGGCAATGATGCGGGAAGCTCCAGCTGCCTTGCAGCCCATGACAATAGAGAGGCCAATTCCTCCAAGGCCAAAAACAGCACAGGTGGAGCCTGGTTTTACCTGCACAGATGGGAGCCCGTGAGtctccagcagcaagagcaggAGGAGAAGGTTCCTTTTGCACAGGATTGATGAGCATGTGAAGGTGACCCTGGGGTGCTAAACACGCCTGAACACCAACCTTGGCTGTGTTGATGGCAGCCCCATAGCCTGTGGAAAACCCACAGCCAAACAAGCAGACTTTGTCTAGAGGCGCTGCAGCATCTATCTTGGCAACAGTGTACTCTGGGACCACGGTGTATTCTGCAAATGTGCTGGCCCACAGGAAGTGatggatctgcttccctttgcatGAGAAGCGGCTGGTCTTGTCCGGCAGCAGGTTTTGTGGTTCAGAGAAACTGTGGAGGAGATGCAAGTATTTGCATTTGATTGAGTGAAGCACTGATGGGGGTGGCATATTTGTCATAAAGTTCCATCCCGTGTAGGTGTCGGGAAAGGCAAAGTAAACTTACTGGGACTTCTGGCAGTAATTGGATTCAGGATTCCGGCAGAAGCTGCATTCCCCACACTGAGGGTGGCAAAGTGGGATCACTTTGTCACCTGGAAGAAAGCAATATTCCATGTTATGTGGTTCTAAAGATTCTAGCTGTGTCAGATCTGATTCCTGGTCATgtgattttttgtgtgtgtgtgtcagttaCCTGGTTTCACAGAGGTCACTCCTTCTCCAACGCTTTCCACAATTCCAGCTCCTTCATGTCCAGGGATAACTGGGAATTCTGCATTGGGAAAGCAACCTTGCAGAAGGTGATCATCTGTGCGACAGATGCCTGTGGCCACAAGCTGTTTGGAGAGGAACAAGCAGATGTCCTGGCCTCTGTCTAACTCAGTTTGTGGAAGCAATTTTCCCAGGGATGTTATGATGCCCCTCAGTCAGTGCTGGCACTCTATGGCAGCACActgagcccaggctgggctttccCCTTATGCTCACTCTGAATGCTCCATGTGGCTTTCCTCTGCACTGAGCTGGAGGTGGAAGAGGAGGAGAGGCCACAGTGTGGACACCAGAGCCCTGTCCAGCAGAGCAAGGGCTGGAGACAGGAATTCCTATGTGACAGCTTAGACAAGATTTAGTCCAAAAAGGAGCCCCTGGCAGATGGTGCATTTGAGCCAAGGCAGCTCTGGGCAATGAAAGCCTCTTGGAGAATACAGATCCCTGAGTTTTACTGAAGGTATAACCACAAGAAGAGCAATTCCcacaaggaaggaagaaaaagttATTGAGATGTATTTTTACCTTGATCCGGACTTCCCCTGCCTTTGGGGGTGCAACTTCCACCTCCTCAACAGAGAGTTTGCCCGGGGCCCAGGCAACAGCAGCCCTGCACCTGATAACCTGGAAACAACCAAGAGGAATTCATTGCATGGGAACGTCTGCCTTTAGCACGCGGCTGGGGGAAGTCATCCTGCAATCACCTAAACCCGAGGTGCTCAAACCTGGTGATGCTCAGCTGCACCTGAAACCACGTGCTGTCCAATGACCACTGGCCTGGTTTAGGGTCTGAGGAAACCCCATTTGTGGTTTGTGACACAAAGAGTATCAGGTGTAGCCTTCGAAAGCTGCTGGGTTCTGATGGCTTTGGTGGAGTTTTCATAATATCCCCAGGTGTGACTGGCCAGTCTGTGCTGCCATGAGCACTGCAGACCCTACCTGATGGAAATGCCAGTGGAGAGCTTTGATGTCAGCCTTGTGACACACTGGGCTGAAGGTGAGAGAGAGGGACTATGGAATTATCCCATCTGATGGGCACCTGGATACTTTATTTCCTTTAGCAAGTCTTGATTTGCGTGTGACATGGCACAAACCCTTCCCCGATCAACTCAAAGCAGTTTGGCATCAGCAAGATGGGGCTTGCAGCCTGGAAAGGCTATTGCCATGGAcaaggctgagtgcaggaggtgagtGGCTGAAGAGGGCACCACTGGAGAGCTGCGTTTGCTGCCAGAGCAGGAGCTCAGGGTGGGATTTTTGAGCAGGAGGGTGCTTTCCAAGGCAGCACAATTGCAAATTTTGTCTCCTGAGCAGccgagcaggacagagggggaaTGCACTACCGAATGCAGGTCTGGACGCGTGCAATTGCCCGAGAGCAGAGTCTGGTGAAATTCTCAGGGGtttgggagaggagggagagtaAGGTCAGAGGAAAGAGGGCACACGGAGTGGTGTGCAGGCTGAGCCTTCTGCAGCGGGTTTGGCCAAGAGCAGGGCACCTGGAAAGGAGGGTGGGAAATGCCTTGTCCTTACTTTTCCCGCAGTGGCCATGTGGTCTTAGCGGAGCCGTGTCTGTCGCTGTGGCAGGCTGGAGGGAAGCTGCTGCCCGGGCGTGCTGCAGGATCCGCCAGGCGTGGAGCGGGAGCAGTCCCGGCGCGGCACCGTCTCTGGAGAGCGCTGGTTAATGTGTGTCGGGGGCTGGATGCTGCACAGGGAGTGCTGAGGGGAGGAGCTGGATAGCGGCAGGGAGATGGATGGGGGCAGAAGTCCTCCAGGGAGCCTTTTATCAGTGACTCTGCCCTTGGGTCATTGCCTTATCAGTGACTCTGCCCTTGGGTCAttgcctgccctccctgcctgaaAGGCTCAGAGATCTCAGAAAGGTTGGATTATTCCTTCCAGATGATTCTGGCAGGTGTGGAGGGAGGAGATCTGCGTCTCTGCTGGGGCTTCCTTGGCATCCCCTTTTTGCCAGGTTGGAGCAGTTGACCTGGTGGCCATTTACACCACAATATTTGCAAAGAAgttaaaaatctaaaaaaacccccaaaacaaacaaacaaaaaaaccaagttAAAGGCAGTGAAGATGTGTTGTGGATGACAAAGACACATTGCTGTCTGGGTTGAAGCTTTACTGTCTGTGTTATTGGAGCTATTTTCACCACAGCAGTAAGGGGAACATCTgtcaagaaaggattttttttccaaggacaCTTTTGCTTCACTCCAGTGTAACCAGGTTTGTAGGTAGGTTCACTCCACCCAGGCTTTTCAGGTTCCCCAGAGCTGTTTTCTGCTGAGGCATTGGACAAGGTGGTGTATTGCAGGGAGTGGATGAGCGAGAGCTTGTTGGAGGACCAGGCTGAGATGAGCAGCCCGAGTGTGATGTAACCCCCACAGTTATAAAGGAATCTTCCTTCTGTGTGGCTGAAAAGACACTTTTGCAAACCTAAGGCATGGGATAATTTCCTAGAAGACTGCCACTAATGACATAAACCCCCTTTTGGATCACTGAGTATTTAGAATGCTATAATGAGGAGAAGTTAGCTCTTTGCCTATTGGGAATAATGATATAGTTATATataggtttcttttttcttttaaatcaaaaGATATCTGTTGACATTTGGATTACCAAACGGGAGTAGACATGATCAGAAAAAAGTGTAACATTCATGAATGAGGAAGGCATTGCTCTGTAGACTCAAGCGTGGCACATTCTGCTCTATGGTACATTCACATGTccttcacaaaatcacagaatggccttGGTTAcatgggaccttaaagatcatgttGTACcaccccccctgccatgggcaggaacacttcTCACTAGAGGAAGTTGCTCATAGCCACATCTGAGTGGCCTCAGATgcgccagggatggggcatcagcCACTtctcagcctgttccagtgcctcagcactgtcacagtaaagaatttcctcctaatatctgATCAAACTTGCTATATTTCATGCCTCTTATCCTAGCAGGGCACCGACCAGATGCTGTAGAAGAAGAATACAGTTCTTGTCCAGGATTTTCATGGGCTTTCCTGTGCCTTGCAGTGCTCTCTTCAGCCCCAAGGTGGGCTGATTTAAGTGCTCAGCCAAAACCAAAAATACTCTGTAGGCTGTGCAGACAGATCCACCATACAGAACTCCTGGGACACAGAGTAGCTGGCTTTGATTCCCATTCTGTCTTCTGCATTGCACAAGGATTGGAAGGCAATTCCAGAGGACGAATGCTCTCTGGCAGATAGCCCATAGGGTTGGCAGTGTTTGAAGTTGAAACCAACAAATTGCAAAAGTCCTGTAACAaataaggaattcattcaccTGCTTCCTAGATAGGATTCCATACAGATGGCTTATGATCTCATCTCACACCTAAGGACATAAATGTGCTCCTTGTGCTGGCACTTCATGGCTCTGAAGACATGTCTAGTGTCTGCTGTTGAGTGGATAATCTACACAATAGTTGTAAAAAGATCTTTCAAATATGTACTGTTATTTTTCCTTAACACATCCATGTGATGCTCTAGTCCCCCGGACTTGCACACCCACCACTGATGGGTGTAATGAGAATTTCTGTCTGCCCTGCTTGCAGTTGTTAAGGGCCATGGGGAGCTGGCACCTCTGCAAAACATTTGAAATGTATGTAATTATTGTAGGGAGCTGATACTGAGATCCTCTTGCCATGCAGATTTTTTGTATCTGTTTCAGACAGgagattgttgttgtttttgtcttATCCAGGTAATAGAGGGAAAATAAGATCAAACTTGTATGTCAGCAGGCATGGATTTAATGATTGACTTTTCAATGGCCGATCCTGTGTATCTACATTCTAAAGAATTGCTATCCTGACTTGCTGTATGTAGTCATGTATTTGATAAGCTTTAAGAGCTGATCTGTGAAGTCAGATGCCCTTACACACAGGCACAGACCTCAAGGTGTTTGTATTCATCTTGGTAGTCAGTTTTCTGTCCCCCACTTTATGTTCTGGTTGTTTGCTGCCTGTATCAAAGAGGTGGAAAGACGGTAGAATATTTGACAGAAATCTCTGTGGAATGTATGCTGAAATGCAGTTATGAGGGCTAAGTACAAATCTTATCTTTCCTGGTGCCACCATCAGGTTTCTGTAATTTTTAATTACAAGTCAGAGTCTGATATGAGTTCCCTTATTGATGACCCAGCATTACATTTCTGTTCAGTGTAAGTGGGCACCTGTTTCAGAGACAATTTTTGCATTCTACTGTGAAGGACAAACTAGACCATATCCTGCAAGATTTGTTAGCAGCATTAATAATTCCCTATTCTAAAAGATGCCCTGGTGCTTTAATTTCCATAAGAACAGAAATATTTTGCACCTCTTACAAAATGGCAGTGGTCTGAGGCAAATGAGGTAAGGAAAGTGGGAGTTAGATTCACTCTGACCTAGCAGAGATATAGAAAACAATTCTGACAGAGGTCTATTAAAATGAGCAATTGATTGAGTTCATCCTAGTGGAGGAGAATGGCTAGGGAAGAAATGTTAAAATAGAGAACAGGACTCTTGGAACAATTGCTGATTTTGAGTTCATGCTATCATAGAATGATGGAATATCTCAACTTGGGGGGGACCCATTAGGACCACAGCCTtgcctttctgttttctttcttttttttttttttctcagaaaatttCCTTTGTGGGACTAGCTGTGATCATAATACATCCTCCACAATTTCACTCTGCAATTACATTGCTAAGGAGGAACTTTTCTTTATGATTTCTGATAGCCTAGGAATAGCACCTCTAGCACCCACATTTTTGTGTGATGAGACACAAATGCACATGTCTCTTCCCCATTACCCTCTGTACATTTCTCTGAGGTTGCTTGAAGATGAAAACTAGAGCAGGAGAAAAGCCTCCATTCTAAGATCAGGATCTAAAAGGACAAATAAgaatgaaggaaggaaaactgaggagggaATAGTACAGAGCACAGTGATGGGTCTATAGTAGATGCCCATGCTGACATCCACGTTATTTGTCTGCCCCTTGATTCTCACCCAGAGGCTTTCAACTGTGCCATTACAGCTGCATACATTCCAACCCTTCTATTCCATGCAGTGCCACCTGCCTGCCTCTTCTGCCCTGCCTTTCCCTCCTGAAGAGCCTGTAACCATCCACCCATCCCAGGGCACTCCAGTCACAGGACTTGTCCCACCAGTTTCACTTATGCCAACAATATCAAGTCTCTGGCACCTGGCAAAACTTTCCAGGACACCATTGCTTGTTCCGCAAGCTGCATTCATTGGTATAGAAACATTTTCACGAGTGGTGCTTTGCAGCCAACACTTATGAAGCAGATTGAGGGATTCCCTTCCTGCTCCTTTCCTCACGCTTTGGCACACAGTGCCACTGCTCATCACTGGCCAGCCTGGTATTCTCCCATTCCCCTTCCCAGACTAGTTTAAAGCTCTTTCAAGCAGCCATGCTAGCTCCTGTGCTAGAACTCCTTCTCCCCTCTGAGAATGGCTCATCCTGTCAGGTGTCTGTATGCGAGGTGGTGAATGGATCACCCCACAGTCAAATACCCagtatttttgttttgcttgcaaCAGCCTTGGAGCCATGCATGGACCCCAAGGATCTGTCTATTCCTACCAGTATCATTCCTTTTTACCGACAGGTCAAGGCAATCACTACCAGTGTTCCTGATCTATCAACCAATTGTCCCAAGGCCCCGGAAGCTCGATTGATGGAGTGCACAGTATTAGATGAGTTGGTTTAAAAACCTTTATTAGTAAAAGCATTTTCCTGGGAGAGACATCCTTTCATGTCctgtctgggcacagcaggaccagcagtggcagcagcacaggtgagTTCCTCATTCTCTTCTCCTGGTTACCCACAAGGGGAGGTGCTGGGTGAGAAGGGCCCGGGCCAGGAGAGCACCTGCTGCGCTGGTCCCTCCGCTCGGCTTCCTAGGCCGCGTCCCTCAGAAGAGCAGGACAGTGCGGATACTGAAACGTGGAAGGGAAGGGAGGCTTGGCTGCAGCTCAGGAGcaggcagtgtggcaggcaggtgTGCCTGGGGACCGGCCACCTTCTCTGCCATCCAGCCTCTTCCTGACTGAGCTGCATGAGGcgtgcagcagtggggcagccttCAAATCCCTGCTGAGGGGAGCCCCTCTCAGGATAAGGCCACAGGATCTGTGCTGAGCTGAACCATGAGCAGGAGGGTTCCCTGTGCTGAACATGGGCTCTTCCCTTGGGGCTGTGGCAGATCTtgccagcactcagctgggaggcccTGCTTCCTCAAAAGGCTCAGGTGCTCTTTGGGAAGCCAGTGTTGCATGCTCTGCCTGTTGGAACTTtaggaggaggtgctgaggtttGCTGAACCTCCTGCTGGTTCAGGGTCTCACCTTTTTCCTGCACGGAGCAACTCAAATCCCTCGTTCACTTTAGTGAATGGCAGAGTGTGCGTGATCAGCAAGTCTGAATTGAATTTCTTCTCTAAGTAGTCAGAAACTAATTTGGGGATACATTCTCTTGTCTTCCAGCCTAGAAACAGGAGAAAGCAGCTGCATGAATAATGGGAGAAAGGCTCTTTTGGTACGGTAGTGTTACTGTCAGGGTCAGGACTAGTGACCAGTGCTGGTGCCACACCCTTgtgagatgttttctgctctttgGGATGAGTGGGTTACTGTGTGACACAGGTGGAGGATTATTTGCTTGTCTAATGCTAATGTTCAATACAGGCAATGCAGTGCTCCTCTTTAGTTGTCTCTTACTTGAAAACCCTCTTTTCCCATGGATTGTCAACTGCCAAGAAAGAAAAAGCTGAATTGTTTAGAGTGCCTTCTGAAGTACAATACCTCCAACCAAAGTCCCTTTCCATGTACGTCCAGTCAGCAGAAGTGTGGGATCGATGGAAATCTCTGAACCAGCATCCACTTCTCCAACCATCACAAAGACACCAGTGCTCATATTGCAGGAAGCCAAGGCAGCAATCTGATGGGACAGGCAGGAGAATGAGAGAAAGACCTTATGGGTCAGGCAGAGGAGTGCACTTTTTTTGCAATCTCCTGCTCCTCTCTGGGAATCTGAAAACATGCATGTCCCCTTgtggagcacacctggagagcATGGGGCTTTTTTTAAGATCATGCTGTTTTCTCTCACAAACATAtgcccagcactgcaggcagCCTGTGAGGATCTTCCCATGGGGGTCAATTTTGCCCTGAGAGGAGCCTGTGATGATCTGGATGGGAGGACAGGTGTTCAAGTGCCACCTACCATGGTGTCCTTGTGCCCAAAGGCCTCAAAGGAGTAGTCCACGCCCTGCCCGGTCATCTCAGTGAGCACCTCCTGGATGGGCTTCTGGAAGTCTCGAGGGTTGATGCAGTCGGTGGCTCCCAGCTCCTTGGCCTTGGCAAACTTGTCCTTGTTGATGTCCACGGCAATGATGCGGGAAGCTCCAGCTGCCTTGCAGCCCATAACAATAGAGAGGCCAATTCCTCCAAGGCCAAAAACAGCACAGGTGGAGCCTGGTTTTACCTGCACAGATGGGAGCCCGTGAGtctccagcagcaagagcaggAGGAGAAGGTTCCTTTTGCACAGGATTGATGAGCATGAGAGGGTGACCCAGGTGCTAAACACGCCTGAACACCAACCTTGGCTGTGTTGATGGCAGCCCCATAGCCTGTGGGAAACCCACAGCCAAACAAGCAGACTTTGTCTAGAGGCGCTGCAGCATCTATCTTGGCAACAGTGTACTCTGGGACCACGGTGTATTCTGCAAAGGCGCTGACCCACAGGAAGTGATGGATCTGTTTCCCTTTGCAAGAGAAGCGGCTGGTCTTGTCCGGCAGCAGGTTTTGTGGTTCAGAGAAACTGTGGAGGAGATGCAAGTATTTGCATTTGATTGAGTGAAGCACTGATGGGGGTGGCATATTTGTCATAAAGTTCTATCTCATGTTGGTGTAGGGGAAGGCAAAGTAAACTTACTGGGACTTCTGGCAGTAATTGGATTCAGGATTCCAGCAGAAGCTGCATTCCCCACACTGAGGGACGCCAAGTAAGATCACTTTGTCACCTGGAAGAATGCAATATCCCATGTTACGTGGGTCTAAGGATTCTGCCTGTGTGAGAGCTTTTTCCTGGGCATGTGATgttttttatgtgtgtgtgtcagTTACCTGGTTTCACAGAGGTCACTCCTTCTCCAATGCTTTCCACAATTCCAGCTCCTTCATGTCCAGGGATAACTGGGAATTCTGCGTTGGGAAAGCAGCCTTGCAGAACGTGATCATCTGTGCCACAGATGCCTGTGGCCACAAGCTATTTGGAGAGGAACAAGCAGATGTCCTGGCCTCTGTCTAACTCAGTTTGTGGAAGCAATTTTCCCAGGGATGTTATGATGCCCCTCAGTCAGTGCTGGCACTCTATGGCAGCACActgagcccaggctgggctttccCCTTCTGCTGACTCTGAATGCTCCACATGGCTTTCCTCTGCACTGAGCTGGAGGTGGAAGAGGAGGAGAGGCCACAGTGTGGACACCAGAGCCCTGTCCAGCAGAGCAAGGGCTGGAGACAGGAATTCCTTTGTGACAGCTTAGACAAGATTTAGTCCAAAAAGGAGCCCCTGGCAGATGGTGCATTTGAGCCAAGGCAGCTCTGGGCAATGAAAGCCTCTTGGAGAATACAGATCCCTGAGTTTTACTGAAGGTATAACCACAAGAAGAGCAATTCCcacaaggaaggaagaaaaagtcATTGAGATGTATTTTTACCTTGATCCGGACTTCCCCTGCCTTTGGGGGTGCAACTTCCACCTCCTCAACAGAGAGTTTGCCCGGGGCCCAGGCAACAGCAGCCCTGCACCTGATAACCTGGAAACAACCAAGAGGAATTCATTGCATGGGAACGTCTGCCTTTAGCACGCGGCTGGGGGAAGTCATCCTGCAATCACCTAAACCCGAGGTGCTCAAACCTGGTGATGCTCAGCTGCACCTGAAACCACGTGCTGTCCAATGACCACTGGCCTGGTTTAGGGTCTGAGGAAACCCCATTTGTGGTTTGTGACACAAAGAGTATCAGGTGTAGCCTTCGAAAGCTGCTGGGTTCTGATGGCTTTGGTGGAGTTTTCATAATATCCCCAGGTGGAACTGGCCAGTCTGTGCTGCCATGAGCACTGCAGACCCTACCTGATGGAAATGCCAATGGAGAGCTTTGATGTCAGCCTTGTGACACAGTGGGCTGAAGGTGAGAGAGAGGGACTATGGAATTGTCCCCATCTGATGGGCACCTGGATACTTTATTTCCTTTAGCAAGTTTTGATTTGCGTGTGACATGGCGCAAACCCTTCCCCGATCAACTCAAAGCAGTTTGGCATCAGCAAGATGGGGCTTGCAGCCTGGAAAGGCTATTGCCATGGAcaaggctgagtgcaggaggtgagcGGCTGAAGAGGGCACCACTGGAGAGCTGCGTTTGCTGCCAGAGCAGGAGCTCAGGGTGGGATTTTTGAGCAGGAGGGTGCTTTTCAGGGCAGCACAATTGCAAATTTTGTCTCCTGAGTAGccgagcaggacagagggggaaTGCACTACCGAATGCAGGTCTGGACGTGTGCAGTTGCCCAAGAGCAGAGTCTGGTGAAATTCTCAGGGGtttgggagaggagggagagtaAGGTCAGAGGAAAGAGGGCACACGGAGTGGTGTGCAGGCTGAGCCTTCTGCAGCGGGTTTGGCCAAGAGCAGGGCACCTGGAAAGGAGGGTGGGAAATGCCTTGTCCTTACTTTTCCCGCAGTGGCCATGTGGTCTTAGCGGAGCCGTGTCTGTCGCTGTGGCAGGCTGGAGGGAAGCTGCTGCCCGGGCGTGCTGCAGGATCCGCCAGGCGTGGAGCGGGAGCAGTCCCGGCGCGGCACCGTCTCTGGAGAGCGCTGGTTAATGTGTGTCGGGGGCTGGATGCTGCACAGGGAGTGCTGAGGGGAGGAGCTGGATAGCGGCAGGGAGATGGATGGGGGCAGAAGTCCTCCAGGGAGCCTTTTATCAGTGACTCTGCCCTTGGGTCATTGCCTTATCAGTGACTCTGCCCTTGGGTCATTGACAGCCCTCCCTGCCTGAAAGGCTCAGAGAACTCAAAAAGGTTGGATTATTCCTTCCAGATGATTCTGGCAGGTGTGGAGGGAGGAGATCTGCGTCTCTGCTGGGGCTTCCTTGGCATCCCCTTTTTGCCAGGTTGGAGCAGTTGGCCTGGTGGCCATTTACACCACAATATTTGCAAAGaagttaaaaatttaaaaaaatccagttAAAGGCAGTGAAGACGTTGTGTGGATGACAAAGACACATTTCTGTCTGGGTTGAAGCTTTACTGTCTGTGGTATTGGAGCTATTTTCACCACAGCAGTAAGGGGAACGCCTGTcaagaaaggaatttttttttccaaggacacGTTTGCTTCCTTCCAGTGTAGCCAGGTTTGTTGGTTCACATCCCCTGG includes these proteins:
- the LOC134418288 gene encoding alcohol dehydrogenase 1-like yields the protein MATAGKVIRCRAAVAWAPGKLSVEEVEVAPPKAGEVRIKLVATGICRTDDHLLQGCFPNAEFPVIPGHEGAGIVESVGEGVTSVKPGDKVIPLCHPQCGECSFCRNPESNYCQKSHFSEPQNLLPDKTSRFSCKGKQIHHFLWASTFAEYTVVPEYTVAKIDAAAPLDKVCLFGCGFSTGYGAAINTAKVKPGSTCAVFGLGGIGLSIVMGCKAAGASRIIAVDINKDKFAKAKELGATDCINPRDFQKPIQEVLTEMTGQGVDYSFEAIGHKDTMIAALASCNMSTGVCVMVGEVDAGSEISIDPTLLLTGRTWKGTLVGGWKTRECIPKLVSGYLEKKFNPDLLITHTLPFARVNEGFELLRAGKSIRTVLLF
- the LOC134418290 gene encoding alcohol dehydrogenase 1-like, producing the protein MATAGKVIRCRAAVAWAPGKLSVEEVEVAPPKAGEVRIKLVATGICGTDDHVLQGCFPNAEFPVIPGHEGAGIVESIGEGVTSVKPGDKVILLGVPQCGECSFCWNPESNYCQKSHFSEPQNLLPDKTSRFSCKGKQIHHFLWVSAFAEYTVVPEYTVAKIDAAAPLDKVCLFGCGFPTGYGAAINTAKVKPGSTCAVFGLGGIGLSIVMGCKAAGASRIIAVDINKDKFAKAKELGATDCINPRDFQKPIQEVLTEMTGQGVDYSFEAFGHKDTMIAALASCNMSTGVFVMVGEVDAGSEISIDPTLLLTGRTWKGTLVGGWKTRECIPKLVSDYLEKKFNSDLLITHTLPFTKVNEGFELLRAGKSIRTVLLF